ACTCGCCGCTCACGCTCCAAATCTAGACGGCTCCGTCATTCCCGGTCGCTGAGAAGAGGCCGGAGCTCCAAGAGCTGCTCCCCGTCTCACAGGAAGAGGTCCCCCCCCAGGACACGACGGTCCCGGTCTCCGGTCAGGAGAGGCAAGCGTACTCGCTCCCGCTCTGTCGTGATCCTGAAGAGGAACAGGAAAGGCTCACTGTCCAAATCCCCAACCAGCAAGAACACCAAGTCCCGCTCCAGGAGCTGCAGGAAATCCAGTTCACCAGTACAGAAAATACTTTCCAGATCACCAAAGCGGGGCAGGACAAAGTCCAGATCCCCAAGACGCAGTAAACCATCAAGATCACCATTGCCATGTAACAGGTCTTGTACTCCTAAAGCCAAATCCCTGAAAAGAAACAAGTGTTCACTGTCAAAATCGCCCAAAAGAGACATATCGAAATCCAGGTCTGTCTTAAGCGACAGGCAATCTGACAGCGTATCCCCAGAACGCTCAAGATCCAGGTCTACTGCCAAAGACCTGAAGTCTCTGAAATCGGTCAAACATACTGCAGACAAAACTGTGAATGATGAAGCACCTACCAAGCCTGTTGGGGAGGCTGTAGCAACAGCTGCAGCAGGGCCCTGGAAGCCCCTCCCTTGGGCTGCAGCCTCCAGTTCTATCATACAGGGCAAGCCAGTGGCTGGGCAGGCTGACGAGAGTAGCTCTGAGATTCCATCTGAAGACCATGACTCTGCAGCAGAAGAGCCAAAGGGAGCAAGAAGCCCAACAAGCTCCTCTGAAGAAGAGCCAGATGAGCATGCTATCTCCAGGTCTGTGTCACCAGAGACCGTTTGTGCTGATCGCCGCTACAGGGCATCATCTTCTAAATCCTCCATCAAGAAGGCATCATCCTCGAAGCAACGTCAGTCCTCAAAATCAGCATCTCCTGCCAGGAAGTCCTACTCACCTGCCGGCAGAAAGACGTCCACCTCTCTCTCACGGAGGTGCTCCCGGTCCAAgtctatctctccttctcagtcCAAGTCTGCCTCCAGAAGGAGGCGATCTATGTCTCCATCCAGGAAAAGGAAGTCTGTCTCTCCGCCTGCCAGACGGAAGAAGAGgtccaagtccagaagtcctgtCCGGCGCAGGAGATCACACTCTAAGTCACCAGCACGGCGCAGGAAGTCACGTTCCAAGTCCAGGACCAAGCACTCAAAGTCCCGCTCCCCGGCCAGAAGGAAGAGGTCCAAATCCACAGACAGGAGCAAACGCCTAAAGTCTCGTTCTCCAGGCCGGAGGAGAAGGTCCGGGTCGCGACGGCGCCGACCCATCATGCGAAATCGCTCGTTTGACCGCCGCGACCGATGGAAACGGGAACCAAGCCATTCACCCATCCTCATCCTCCGCAAGCGCCGGTCCACATCTCGAACCCGCCGCAGTGCCAGCAAGACCCCTCCTCGTCTCACTGAGCTGGGTAAGACTACAAGTATGGAGTTCTTTGGAACCCTCTTCCCGACAGCTAAAGCTACGAAGCTTCTGCGCATGTGCAGGATCCTTTATTTTCCACACAATCTGTGCTCTACTTGTTCAGCTGTCCAGAGAACAGGCTACTTTATTAAACAAGCACCATTTgccagagtagcctgttctctgGACAGCTGAACAAGTACAGCAGAGACTGGGTGTAAAGTAGAGAATCCCACACATGCGCAGAAGCTTAGGACCTTTAGCTGTCGAGAAGAGGGTTCCAGAGAACTTGGATCCGCAGCCACTCCGTATATACATACACCAATCCAATGTATTGTCATAGTTAAGTACCCTCAGTTTAATGGTGGCTGTTCTAGGCACCTTAGAACAGATTAGATGATAGTGATAATGTAGTCTAAAATTCCATTGTTGACAGATGTgtattctctcctttcctctcccctttctctcttcacAGACAAAGACCAGCTCCTGGAGATAGCGAAGGCCAATGCAGCAGCCATGTGTGCTAAAGCAGGTGTGCCCATTCCAGAGAGTCTGAGACCCAAGGCCATCCTCCAGCTTCCCCTGCCcaacccagccccaacccctTTGAATCTGCCTCTTCCCCTGCCCTTGCCTCTCAACATGCCCGGCATGGGAATGCCCAGCATGAACATGCCCAGCATGAACATGCCCAGCATGAACATGTCCAATATGGCCATGAGTGCTGCCATGGCCAGTATGAAAGCTGCCACCATGACTGCAGCCCTCACCAACATGGCCCAGATGTCAAACATGCCCCAGATGGCCCCCCTCCCCACTATCACCAACAAGCCCCCTCCTAGCCAGGCTCCCCAAACAACCCTTCCCCCCCTCAACCTGGACCACATAGAGGAGGTGAAGAGGAAGGTGACTCagcaggccaacatctacagcaTCAAGGAGCTCACTGAGGTAAGACTTACAAGAGacttgtactgtatgtaataacaaAGATTTACTTTATCAATTGTGGATGTAGACCCCCCATAGTGTATTACAGCAAGCATCAAACTTTAGCTCAGACTTCCATTTGTATTCTTTTATGTAATGATTTTGCCAATTAAGCCCTTTATCTGCTTCCCCAGAGTCATGatcttgtggataccatttttatgtctctgcatgcagtttgaaggaattTGCTAACTGTGCAATTGCTAATTAGTGTTACCGTCAtgcctggaagtctatggtaactgctagcatgctagtagatgcCGTAGTCTTCCAGtccattgcgctaatgctagttagcattggctcacaaaaccacctctaacttccttcatactggatgcagagacctgaccctggggaagtagataaagggcttcattgccaaaattgCGAAGTATCCTTAAAGGTTACAAACATGAAGAGAATGAACCTGCATCTTACTGACGAGTCAACCGGTTCCAGATTTATTATGTAGTGTCTTGAGGTTACAAGCGCGACAAGACTCGAATGTGAAGACAACTGTGTTGTTTGGGGTGTTCTCTTGTATTATtctgactgtgttgacttcaCAATGATTTGTGTGTAGAAATGTAAGATGATAGCGGCGAGTAAAGAGGAGATGGCCATAGCGAAGCCGCATGTGTCTGATGACGAGAACGAGGACAGGAAGCCCTGTGGCAAGAGCTTCTTATTAAGTGTAAGAACTCCCAAGCTTCATTCTAGCATGCACCCACCATCATTCAAACATTCACGCATATTAGATGAATGATGAGTAGTAGAGTGATTTAGTAACTTTTCTCTCTATTCTGCAGTAACTTTCTTTGGGGCACATCAGAGGTACTCCCCATGGATACCATCACCAGGTGGACAGAAGTCAAGGTTGTTGTGGTTATAGAGCAGGAACCTCATCAGATACTGCCAGCCCTTGTTCTTTGGACAATCATTCCCTCCCCAGCCCCTCCCATCAGTACTCTAGCTGTCTGGGGAAGTGTTTGAAACGTCAGTGATCCTGTGTCCCATCGGACAGACTGGCCTGAGTGTTCTTGTGTGTCATTGGATGGATTGCAGTGTGTACAGTGTGGTTATCCCTAGCTTCTACACGTTGCTCAGACAGAGCTCTCTGGACAATGACTGAAGCAAAATGATATAGGAACATATTTTCAATGTTTTGTCAACCCTTTCTAATGTTAAacttctgtttcttttttattgtGTTCAGTAATAATATTTCCACCTCATGGTTCCTTTAGTGACATTTTAACCTGTAATTAAGTGAACTGCTCGGTCTGCCCTCAGCACGCACgggcacacaaatacacacatcagTAATATGATGGTCAGGTGTGTCTTTAGTGACGGGCAGACCGACCAGGTCTCTCCATTGAGAAGACAAACTTATCAGGTCTTTGTAGGATCCACTCTAAATGTTTTGTCAATTCTCTATATATTAACTGATGTAATCTTTAGCTATTTtaatgacaaatacattttagGATTTCCTTGATCAGTAGTAGAATATTATTTGGCTGACTTTGTACATAATGTGTTGATTATTAAAGGAAACCAGAAAATCACCTGTTGTCTAATGTTCTTTATGTAGGAGCCTAACTGTTAAGGTCCCCATTTTTTTTTCTAACTCTTTACCTTGTGGTCAGTActgcaggggtgtattcattacgccgattctgttgcaaatgTTTCTCCAATAGAAACTTGTTTTAATTGTTTGAATTTATTACCGCCGATGTACTATATATTCTTTGATTCTAATCAGAGACCGATTCAGACCCGGAACACAAGTTTTTTTTAGTTTGCTTGAATGCTTGCTACATTTTGAAACAGTTTCTAGTGAACGATACTTTACACCAAAATgttcttgaacagactttgagGTACATTTGCTCTCGTTTGGTGAGTGTGGCGaggtgtggcttgaagcaatgagtgaCGTATTTAAAGGGCAGTGGCCATGCTGACAGTATTCCCCAACCCACAACCCCTCCCTGTTTTTCATCTGGTTGTTCAGTACAGCACCATTTCCGTTCAATTTAACTTTCCTAACTTAAAAATGTATTGAACGTAGCTCAGGTTTGTTATTTTTGACCTCACAGCTATATGACAAACTCTGAGCTGTGTAAGTAAGTTTAACCTTGTTCCCATTCCAATGTACAACACTATTGACCTCAGTCAGGGATCTAGTGCTAATGGATCCTGAGGCACTGGAGGTCCTTCTGCCGGGCACTTCGTTGGGTTCTAAAGATCCACAGTTCATTGTTTTACTGGCCCTTATTTGGGCTTTTCAGACCGCACTTTCAGAGCAGggccaggggtgtattcattattcAGACTGTTGCAACGATAACCATTAACCGTTTATTCTAGGAACCAAGAACGGAAGCAAACAAAATAAAATGttgagggacctacctgaatttgtccaatagaaacttgttTTCAGTTTGGGAAAAAAtggtttctgttgcaaaatgttttgcaaccgactaaatgttttgcaacagaatcaaagtaatgaatacaccccagctaCGATCATGCCGTTGTGACCATGGTGGCCCAAAGGCTCATGGAAGCTCTttagtataaaaaaaataaataaatgatggtggaacactttcgacatcCGGACCATAGTGCCAGGAAAACAGGTCACACACACTCATCAGTCAGCTCCAGTCAGTCCGCTAAATTCTGGTGGAGAGATCAGAGCTGAACTGTTCGCAGAGTTAGATAGTGAAAATGACAGACTTCTGAGGAACGGCTGGACCTCTACCTCTTGAATCAAGTGAGGATCATATGCTGccacgtagtgtgtgtgtgtcgtggttATCGTGTGTGTTgattattgtgtatgtgtgtaattgtgcttattgtgtgtgtgttaggtggacCTAGTGGTACCGGACAGTGGACAGGCGTGTTGAGGTTCTGAAGGTGGTCAGAGATCTGACCGCTAAGGTCAGCAAGATAGATGGATGCCTCCAGTCCATTGCCCACGCTGGAGTCAACAACGAGAACATCAAGATAACACAACGACTTTGATATCTTTCACACAGTAGCCTTCAATATGTCAATCTCAGAATTatgggatctgtgtgtgtgtgtgttcaggaccAGCCTGCCGTGGTGTCTAAATGGGGCcactgtgcttgtgtgtgttaatattgtgtgtgtgcctgtgaggGGTCTGATGATTGTGTGTGTAGGTCCTGACTCCCAGCCTGGTATTGGTGAGTGTTCCGGTGAGAGGGTTGATTGGATATCATGAGCAtgtgacttgtcagtgaagatcacaggaggttggtggcaccttaatcggGGAGGACGGGCTCGAGGTAAAGGCTGgagtggaattagtggaatggtatcaaatacattaaacacaTGGCTTTCATGTgactgatgccattccatttactccgttccagccattcatgagccgtcctctcctcggcagcctccactggtagagATACTATTCTCTGACTGGCTCACTCCTCCCTACTCCTTTCCATGAGCCAGAGAAACTCTACCAATGGCTGAAGCTGGAGAGCTTCACAAGACCCGCCCAGGACTTGCAGGTAGAATGTCTTAAAGCAGTTCAAAGAGTTAGCcagtaaaatgttttaaatattcTCAAATAACTCTATTGATCTGCATGCGTTTGTATGTTTGTCTTTTATAGGATGCCAAAGTGTGTGGAGGGAGACATTGTTTGTTGTTGCCATAGAGACGGTGGAAGGTGTGATGGAGGCGGAACTTGTTCCAACAGTGGAGCTGATCAACTATTATCAGAAAAAGGCCCACTGGCCCCACCTTCTGCAGCGCTGGCCAACCACAGAGAGAGCTCACTGCATCAAGGTCAGCTGGGAGTCATGCTTACTAACTCCTACTTCCctacacctaaaggactctcagaccatgagaaacaagattctccggtctgatgaaaccaagattgaacactttggcctgaatgccaagcatcacgtctggaggaaacctggcaccatccctacggtgaaacatggtggtggcagcatcatgctgtcggggtgtttttcagcggcagggactgggagacgagtcaggatcgagggaacgatgaacggagcaaagtacagagacatccttgatgaaaacctgctccagagtgttcaggactttggactggggtgaaggttcaccttccaacaggacaatgaccctaagcacacagtcaagagaacacatgagtggcttcggaacaagtctcaatgtccttgagcggtccagccagagcccggtattgaacccaatcaaacatctctggagagacctgaaaatagctgtgcagtgatgcttcccacccaacctgacagagcttgagaggatctgcagagaagaatgggagaaactccccaagtacaggtctgccaagtttgtagcatcatacctaagaagactcgaggctgtaatcgctgccaaaggtgctttaacaaagtactgagcaaagggtctgaatacttatgtaaatgtgatatatccgtttttaaatgttatacatttgcaaaaaattcaaaaaatctggttttgctttgtcattatggggtattgtgtgtagattgatgacattttttttttttatcaattgtagaatatggctgtaacctaacaaaatgtggaaaaagtcaatggtctgaatatactttccgaatgcactgtaaaaccAATACAGAGTGTGTTGAATGTCCTTATTAAACAAGTCTCAAGTGTATTTTTTCTTTACTGAATCAAGTTTTGAGTTTATTATGTTGCATACATTATTGCGTCTGTTGAAATGTCAGTTAAAAAGTTTCATAGATTTTAACTTTCATGTAACACATATCAACTGCCTCTACGTTTATGATCCAGCAGAGTGCAGCATCGCTCCACTCCCTGTGTGTCAGCaagtaaaatgttatttgtcacatgcttcgaaaacaacaggtgtagataaacaatgaaatgcttacttccggCTCTTGCCTACAATGCAGAGagtaaaataataacacaaggaagaAATACACAATTGTTAACAACACcgtggctatatacacaaggtaccagtaccgagttgatatgcagaggtacgaggtaattgaggtagatatgtacagtaccagtcaaaagtttagacacacctactcatccaagggtttttctttatttgtactattttctaaataatagtgaagacttcaaaactatgaaataacacatggaatcatgtagtaaccaaaaaagtgtaaaacaaatctagatatatttttgattcttcaaagtagccaccctttgccttgatgacagctttgcacactattggcatcctctcaaccagcttctcctggaatgcttttccaacagtcctgaaggagttcccacatatgctgagcaattgttggctggttttccttgactctgcgtccaactcatcccaaatatcaattggattgaggtcgggtgattgtggaggccaggtcatctgatgcagcactacaacactctccttcttggtcaaattgcccttacacagcctggaggtgtgttgggtcattgtcctgttgaaaaacaaatgatagtcccaataagcgcaaaccagatgggatggcatatcgctgcagaatgctgtggtagccatgctggttaagtgtgctttgaattctaaatgaatcactgacagtgtcacgatCAAAGCACCATTATACCACCTCTGCCAtggttcacggtgggaaccacatatgcggagatcttccgttcacctactctgcgtctcacaaagacacggtagttggaaccaaaaatctcaaatttggactcatcagacaaaagggCAGATTTCCAACgatctaatatccattgctcgtatttcttggaacaagcaagtctcttcttattattggtgtcatttagtggtggtttctttgcagcaatttgacaatgaataataaaaaattaaataatgaaGCCCTGATTCACGCaggctcctctgaacagttgatgttgagatgtgtctgttacttgaacactgtgaagcatttatttgggctgcaatctgaggtgcagttaactctaatgaacttatcctctgcagcagaggtaactctgggtcttcttttcctctggcggtcctcatgagagccagtttcatcatagcgcttgatggtttttgcgactgcacttgaagaaactttgaaagttttttaaattttccagattgactgaccttcatgtcttaaagtaatgatggactgtcgtttctctttgcttatttgagctgttcttgccataatatggacttggtcttttactaaatagggctatcttctgtataccacccctaccttgtcacaacaccactgattggctcaaacgcattaagaaggaaagaaaaggtacacctgttaattgaaatgcattccaggtgactacctcaggaATCATGTTGAGAGAACACCAAGAGTGTGAAagttatcatcaaggcaaagggtggctctttgaagaatctcaaatccaaaatatatttggatttgtttaacacttttttggttaccacatgattccatgtgttatttcatgtatttattcaacaatgtagaaaatagtaaaaaataaagaaaaacccttcaatgagtaggtgtgtccaaactttgactggtaccgtacttatacagttgaagtcagaagtttacatacaccttagccaaatacattaaaatcagttttcacaattcctgacatttaatcctagtaaaacttcCCTGTCTCAGGTtagttaggatcgccactttattttaagaatgtgaaatgtcagaataatagtagagagaattatttatttcagcttttatttctttcatcacattcccagtgggtcagaagtttacctacactcaattagtatttggtaacattgcctttaaattgcttaacttgggtcaaacgcttcgggtagccttccacaagattcacacaataagttgagtgaattttggcccattcctcctgacagagctggtgtaactgagtccggtttgtaggccttgctcgcacccgctttttcagttctacccacaaattttctataggattgcggtcagggctttgggatggccactccaataccttgactttgttgtccttaagccattttgccacaactttggaagtatgcttggggtcattgtccatttggaagacccatttgcgaccaagctttaacttcctgactaatgtcttgagatgttgcttcaatatatccacctaattttccttccctcatgatgccatctattttgtgaagtgcaccagtccctcctgtagcaaagcacccccacaacatgatgatgccacccctgtgctttaaggttgggatggtattcttcggcttacaagcctccccctttatcctccaaacatatcaatggtcattatggccaaacagttctatttttgtttcatcagaccagaggacatttctccaaaaagtgtgatctttgtccccatgtgcagttgcaaaaccgtagtctggcttttttatggcggttttggagcagtggcttcttccatgctgagcggcctttcaggttatgtcgatataggattagttttactgtgtatatagatacttttgtaccagtttcctccagcatcttcacaaggtcctttgctgttgttctgggattgatttgcacttttcttacctaagtacgttcatctctaggagacagaacgcgtctccttcctgaacggtatgacggctgcgtggtctcatggtgtttatacttgcgtactattgtttgtacagatgaaagtggtaccttcaggcgtttggaaattgctcctaaggatgaaccagacttgtggaggtctacaatttattcagaggtcttggctgatttcttttgattttcccatgatgtcaagcaaagaggcactgagtttgaaggtaggccttgaaatacatccacaggtacacctccaattgactcaaatgatgtcaattagcctatcagacgcttctaaagccatgacatcattttatggaattttccaagctgcttaaaggcacggtcaacttagtgtatgtaaacttctgacccattgtaatacagtgaattataagtgaaataatctgtctgtaaacaattgtttgaaaaatgtattgtgtcatgcacaaagtaaatgtcctaactgacttgccaaaactatagttagttaacaagaaatttgtggaggtgTTGaataacaagttttaatgactccaacctaagtgtatgtaaacttccgacttcaactgtaggtagggataaagtgactaggcaacaggatagataataaaccgtagcagcagcgtatgtgatgagtcaagagTTAGtgaaaaagggtcaatgcagatagtctgggtagctatttggttaactattaaGTAgatttatggcttgggggtagaagttgtttaaGGTcccgttggttccagacttggagCATCGATACTGCTTTGCCGTGCCgtatcagagagaacagtctaggaCTTTGGTGGCTGgaatttttgaaaaagttttgggccttcctctgacaccgcctggtatggaggtcctggacggcaggaagctcggccccattgatgtactgggcagtacgcactaccctctgtagcgccttgcggtcataTGCCAAGTGGTTGCCGTAcgaagcggtgatgcaaccagtcaagatgctctcagtgctgcagctgtataacttttggaggatctgaggacacatgcaagatctgttcagcctcctgagggggaagaggcgtttcttttttattgaacctttatttaactaggcaagtcggttaagaacaaattcttatttacaatgacagcctacgccGGCCaagccctaacccggacaactctGGGCCAAATGTACGCAatgctatgggactcccaatcacggccggttgtgatacagcctggaatcaaaccaggtctgtagtgatgcctctagcactgagatgcagtgccttagaccgctgcgccactcgggagcgttGTTGTGCCGGCTTCTTCTCAACTGTGTTGGTGTATGTGGaacatgttaattccttagtgatgtggacggcaaggaacttgaagctctcaacccgctccactacagccccgtcgatgtggatgagggcgtgctcggccctctgtgtgtgtgtgtgtgtgtgagtgacaccTGC
The Salvelinus fontinalis isolate EN_2023a chromosome 23, ASM2944872v1, whole genome shotgun sequence genome window above contains:
- the LOC129820920 gene encoding serine/arginine repetitive matrix protein 1-like isoform X2; translated protein: MQDHSEGIQVNCVSRHRASVLRTGHSRTGPWRAVSRTGVDEAAESEHTLEETSAKEGSEMPHKKNKKHKKHKGKKKKKKRCKGERETSSESVPESDVEKPPVRTRAGLRTHGLVASDAGASTKDEATKGLITDKPEVCDAKARKHKRHVGKKKKKRRRKGEEKQEKNSPLHSPSESESMSGSDSESEEKPAVTVMQAVPILSKARQEERVSSLRLTLGQKEGSLKMCQTSDEQSADARGKTEEKVPPADSEEQTVSVIKADDSQSDRCFSHTQELPDIIPKQGGQREETNAGQRSKVNNHAPSRSRSQSLTDTKKARSSLSHSTSSKQSRSSRSRSQSPKRLSGLPMSSRGRSRSFSKSMTPKRKQSKSLKRTGRKSLSLSPRRGHKSPLSPRRGSKSPSLSPRRECKSPSLSPRRGRKSPSLSPRRGRKSPSLSPRRGRKSPSLSPRRGRKSPSLSPRRGRKSPSLSPRRGRKSPSLSPRRGRKSPSLSPRRGRKSPSLSPRRGRKSPPLSPRRGRKSPPLSPRRGRKSPPLSPRRGRKSPPLSPRRGRKSPPLSPRRGRKLSPSPRRGRRSASRPRGRVRRSRTRTPPPRRGRPSRSRSPVRLTRRSRSKSRRLRHSRSLRRGRSSKSCSPSHRKRSPPRTRRSRSPVRRGKRTRSRSVVILKRNRKGSLSKSPTSKNTKSRSRSCRKSSSPVQKILSRSPKRGRTKSRSPRRSKPSRSPLPCNRSCTPKAKSLKRNKCSLSKSPKRDISKSRSVLSDRQSDSVSPERSRSRSTAKDLKSLKSVKHTADKTVNDEAPTKPVGEAVATAAAGPWKPLPWAAASSSIIQGKPVAGQADESSSEIPSEDHDSAAEEPKGARSPTSSSEEEPDEHAISRSVSPETVCADRRYRASSSKSSIKKASSSKQRQSSKSASPARKSYSPAGRKTSTSLSRRCSRSKSISPSQSKSASRRRRSMSPSRKRKSVSPPARRKKRSKSRSPVRRRRSHSKSPARRRKSRSKSRTKHSKSRSPARRKRSKSTDRSKRLKSRSPGRRRRSGSRRRRPIMRNRSFDRRDRWKREPSHSPILILRKRRSTSRTRRSASKTPPRLTELDKDQLLEIAKANAAAMCAKAGVPIPESLRPKAILQLPLPNPAPTPLNLPLPLPLPLNMPGMGMPSMNMPSMNMPSMNMSNMAMSAAMASMKAATMTAALTNMAQMSNMPQMAPLPTITNKPPPSQAPQTTLPPLNLDHIEEVKRKVTQQANIYSIKELTEKCKMIAASKEEMAIAKPHVSDDENEDRKPCGKSFLLS